In one Pseudoliparis swirei isolate HS2019 ecotype Mariana Trench chromosome 23, NWPU_hadal_v1, whole genome shotgun sequence genomic region, the following are encoded:
- the LOC130188160 gene encoding integrin alpha-6-like — protein MFCRNLDITIEFHLFPDPGKQPWSRAPMWILVVSVLAGVSLLAVICLLLWKCGFFVRGGAWRDAALHQGRIMGKDEQQQLRDSDDFLIQDQVYSSRTRKAPKQWVTSWTEKHTKRTNTA, from the exons atgttttgccggaacctagacattacg ATTGAATTCCACCTCTTCCCCGACCCGGGCAAGCAGCCATGGTCCAGAGCCCCCATGTGGATCCTTGTGGTTTCCGTCCTGGCTGGAGTCTCCCTTCTGGCTGTGATCTGCCTGCTGCTCTGGAAG TGCGGGTTCTTCGTGCGTGGCGGTGCGTGGCGTGACGCGGCGCTCCACCAGGGGAGGATTATGGGTAAagacgagcagcagcagcttcgtgACTCTGACGATTTCCTGATCCAAGACCAAGTCTACTCATCCAGAACCAGAAAGGCACCCAAACAATGGGTCACCTCCTGGACTGAGAAGCACACAAAGCGGACCAACACAGCCTGA